A stretch of DNA from Thermocrinis sp.:
GCCAAGATCGTCCCTTCTGCAATGTCGTCTATGTAAGTGAAATCTCTGCTCTGAGAACCATCCCCAAAGACCTCCAGGGGTTTTTCTTCCATCATCCACTTTATAAATCTGAACACGCTCATATCGGGCCTTCCAGCTGGTCCATAGACAGTAAAGTATCTCAAAACAGAGACGTCAATACCATATAGGTAATGGTATGTGTAGGCTATAACTTCCGCCGCCTTTTTGGAAGCTGCGTAAGGGGAAATAGGTGTATTCACAGGAAGGTCTTCTTTGAAGGGCATGGGTTGTCCTGCGTAAAGGGAAGAGGTGGAAGCAAGCACAAATTTAGGAATACCATAAGCTTTACACAGTTCCAACAGGTTTAAGGTGCCGTTGGCGTTTGTGGTCATATATACAAATGGGTTCTCTATAGAGGCCCTCACTCCCGCTCTTGCAGCCTCGTTTATCACCGCATCAAATCGGTAATTCTCAAACACTTCCTTTAACTTCCCGTAGTCCTCTATGTCCAACTGAAAGAACTTAAAATCTTTGTAACTTCTGAGATCTTCTAGTCTGTAGTGTTTTAGCCTTACATCGTAATAGCGGTTTAAGTTATCTACGCCTATTACTTTGTGTCCTTCCTCCAACAGCCTTTTGGCAACAGCCCAGCCGATAAATCCAGCACAGCCAGTAACTAAAATCTGCACAGATAAATTATAACTTACTCAAGGCTTTTATTTCTTCCATTATCTTGATAGCTACTTCTTTGTAGTTGTTTTCCTTAGAGTAATCCTTGGGTTTTCCTATTATTACCCTTATGATAGGACCAGGCTTTGGAAAGCTTTTGCCCCTTGGCATTACCTTATCTGTCCCGTCTATGTAGACCGGCAAAACTTCCTTTTTGCTTTTTATGGCTAAAATACCCACGCCGAGCTTTGGTCTCAGAAACTCCCCAGGGTTTGCCCTTGAGCCTTCAGGAAAGATGCACACTTTACAACCCTTCTCTAAGAAGCTAAGGGATAGCTCTAAGGCTTGCATATCACCTGAACCTCTTTTGACCGGGATTGCTCCCATATGGGGCAGGAATTTCCCAAGCAAAGGCGCTCTAAAAAGTTCTTCCTTTGCTATAAAAATTAAAGGTTCAGGGAAAACAGCGTTCAAAACTGGTGGATCCAAATGACTCCTGTGATTGGCTGCCACTATACACGCTTCAGAAGGTATATTTTCCAGGCCTGTAACTTTTATTCTAAAGACTGTTCTAAAGATGGGTTTGACAATAGGACACATGGGAGCCAAGATACGATTGGCCAAAAAACTGTTTATGCAGGGGTGTTTTTTCACGGCTTCTTCCTCACCCTTTGTAAGTAATTGTGTGCCAGTCTGGTTGGTTCAGGAATGCGATAGATGGATGTTCTCAAAACAAGATCTATAGCTGTGTTTAAGCTTATGTTATTTCCAGCAGATACGTATATGGGCTCTGCATAATCCTTTGTCCTAA
This window harbors:
- a CDS encoding SDR family NAD(P)-dependent oxidoreductase yields the protein MQILVTGCAGFIGWAVAKRLLEEGHKVIGVDNLNRYYDVRLKHYRLEDLRSYKDFKFFQLDIEDYGKLKEVFENYRFDAVINEAARAGVRASIENPFVYMTTNANGTLNLLELCKAYGIPKFVLASTSSLYAGQPMPFKEDLPVNTPISPYAASKKAAEVIAYTYHYLYGIDVSVLRYFTVYGPAGRPDMSVFRFIKWMMEEKPLEVFGDGSQSRDFTYIDDIAEGTILAIKPLGYEIINLGNNHPHKLSEMIELIEKFTGKTAKIENREFHKADLRATWADISKAKELLGWQPKTSLEEGIEKTVDWFKKNWHWLKEVKL
- a CDS encoding lysophospholipid acyltransferase family protein, whose product is MKKHPCINSFLANRILAPMCPIVKPIFRTVFRIKVTGLENIPSEACIVAANHRSHLDPPVLNAVFPEPLIFIAKEELFRAPLLGKFLPHMGAIPVKRGSGDMQALELSLSFLEKGCKVCIFPEGSRANPGEFLRPKLGVGILAIKSKKEVLPVYIDGTDKVMPRGKSFPKPGPIIRVIIGKPKDYSKENNYKEVAIKIMEEIKALSKL